The genomic stretch TTTTGGTACGAATTGATAATTTCACTTTTTTATAATTAAACACCACCCCGGGATCACAAATCAGGAGTTTTCATCGTGAATGAATTGATGCAACTAGCCGCTGTTGAAATTGCCAAATTTCTTGCAAAGCATCTACCTTCATTTTCTACAAATTGGTGGAAACTGCGAGTAATTGATCGTTTGACATTTTCTCAACAACGCACTGCACGCGAGCGTAATTTTTCGAGTCTTGAGCAGCTTGATTTTGCAGCGCTTTTGCGAACATTCGATCAAAATTGGAATGATCTATCTTATCCTTTGAGTCTTGCACGTGAAGGCCGGAGTTGGATCAAGGAGTTACAAGAAGTTCGAAACAAATGGGCGCATTTGTCTGTTCAAGCCATGCCCCCCAGCGAGATTTATCGAGATGCCGATACAATTGGGCGAGTTCTTGAAATGTTGAGTGCCGACCACAAGACTCTTGAGTCTGTGGAAATGTTTAAAGAAAGCCTGTTGGCTTCGATGGCACATTCCAAAGGCATCCCATTCAAATCTGGAACGCTCGATACAAAATTGAACAATGAACCAAGCGCCGTCGTCCCAGGACCTGAGGTAATAAGTGATCGCTTATATGCATTCAATGTCGGTGATCTTGTTTCACTGCGATCAGACCCAGGAACTGTCGTACCTATCATAGAAATTATCCCTGGCGATGCAGAAAACCGATTTAAAGTTTTTCAAAATGGAAAAAAAATCATATACTATGAAAGCCAGTTAGAATCATTATCAACGGATGAAGATAAAAATGAGTATTTAGAAGCTAAAGAATTACAAGCTTACATTACAAGTCTGCAAATTTTATCACCTTCCACTTCGAATCTATTCTCTCTTCGCTCAGGTCGAGTCAAATTTGTGCCCTATCAATATCGTCCTGTTTTAAAACTAATCCGAGCTGACCGTCCTCGACTGCTTATTGCTGATGAGGTTGGGGTAGGCAAAACAATTGAAGCTGGCCTAATCATAAAAGAATTGCGTGCAAGAATGGATATTACTTCCGTGCTGATCATCTGCCCAAAAGCACTTGTGGCCGAAAGAAAATGGTTTGTAGAAATGAAGCGGTTCGACGAACACTTCACGCCACTTGATGGCCAACTCTTGCGGCACTGCATGAAGGAAACGCATTTGGATGGCGAGTGGCCTGAACAGTATTCGAAAGCCATTTTGCCATTTTCTCTTTTTGATTCCGAACTGATTTTTGGTGAAAACGGTAGGGGCGCGAAGCGGAAGGAAGGACTATTAGGGCTTAACCCGCCTCCAAAATTTGATTTGGTCATTGTTGACGAGGCACACCATATACGAAATCCTGAAACATATCTACATCAGGGAGTTAGGTATTTTTGTGATAACGCTCAGGCTGTAATATTTCTTACCGCCACACCAGTTCAATTAGGCAGTGAAGATCTTTTCACCCTCCTCAATGTGCTACGTCCTGATATCGTAATTGATAAGGCCAGTTTTGCGCAAATGGCTGAGCCTAACAGATTTATCAATAGTGCAGTTCAACACTGTCGAGCAGCTCAAGAGAATTGGCAAGAGGATGCTCGCGCTAACTTAAATGATGCGGCTCAAACTCAATGGGGACAGTTATATCTTCGTGAAACGCCTAGCTTTCAATCTGTTTACGACCAACTGGCAGAACCAACGATTGATAGCGCGACTCGTGTTCGACTCACACGGTCCTTGGAAGAGTTGTACACATTTAGTTCAATGATCAATCGAACTCGCCGACGAGATATTGGAGAATTCACGACCCGAAAACCAGAAACTTTAACAATTGATTTTACTCCCACCCAACAATGCTTGCATGACAAACTGTTGGAGCTTGTCGCCAGAATCTTAGCTTTTACACATGGGCAGCAAAGCGTAAAATTCATGATGACCACAATTAGAAGACAAGCAGCGAGTTGTATTTATGGTTTGGCTCCGCTGCTGCGAAATATCCTTGTTGGCAAACTTGATAGCCTTGAACTTATGGAAGCCGGCGATACTGATATCGAAGCAAGCTTTGGTTTTGTCGAATCGATACGTGGAGAAATTGAAGAACTTCTTAAACAAGCGGAGCTTCTAGAAATAGAAGACCCAAAGATTGAAGAGCTTTTAAAGGTGTTCCGTGACAAAATCACTATGCCCAATAACAAGGCTCTGCTTTTCAGCACTTTTCGGCACACTTTAGCTTACATTTCAGGATATTTAGAAGAAGCAGGTTTTCGTTTCGGTTTAGTGCATGGCGACATTGTCGATGAGGAACGCGCAGATTTACGCCGCCGGTTTGCCTTGCCTAAAGAAGATTCAAACGCTTTGGATATACTGCTCTCTTCAGAAGTTGGGTGCGAAGGACTTGATTTTCAATTTTGCGATTTGCTGGTTAACTATGATTTACCTTGGAATCCAATGCGAATTGAACAGAGGATTGGTCGAATTGATCGCTATGGGCAGAAAAGTGAAACCGTAGCGATAAAAAATTTGATTACTCCAGGTACTGTCGATGCTGATATTTACGACCGTTGCCTCTGGCGAATTGGAGTGTTTCAGCATGCTGTTGGAGGAAGCGAAGAAATTCTTGGGGAAATTACAAAAGAGATCCACAATATTTCTGAAAGTTACAATTTATCCGAAGACGAACGCAATAAGCGACTCAAGCAACTTGGGGATAACTCAATCCGAATAATACAAGAAGAACAAGCGCTTGAAGAAAAACAAGCGGAAATGTTTGGACTAACAATCCCAAAACAATCTTGGCGGCAAGAAATTGATGACGCGGAAACAGTCTGGCTGTCATCGACGTCATTGCAAAAATGCGTGAGCGTATACTTGGCAAATAGGCTCAAAGTTGAAGGACAGTATTTTCTTGGAGAAAAGCCACTTAAGACGTTGAGATTAAACCACGAAGCTAGAAGTATATTACTTGAGGATTATTATAAGGAGTCACGGCCAAGAGATCAAACAAATCGTCAGTGGGAAAAATGGCTAAAAGGTGACGATCCGATGCTTCCCATAACGTTTGATCAAGAGACAGCTATGGAAAACCCCGACGTCGTTCATCTTGGGGTACTCCATCCCCTAATAAAGCAGGCGGCAAAACACCTCGGACGTTCCGACTCGGTCTGCGTTAATCTAGAAGTATTCAGTAACGATGTAACCCCAGGAATTTATCATTTTGTGATTTATCGATGGAACATTGTTGGGGTTAAACCAGATGAAAAACTAATCGCTGTGACTACAAGCCCTGATTTAGATGAAAAACTAATGAGCCTATTATATAGATGCTCAAATTCAATGACTGTTGACAATGTGAATACAAACTTATTGAGTGAGCTTGAGCATCGTCATTATATTGTATGGAATAAGGCTAGATTTAGCCATATATCTGAAAACAAGGAACTTCTACAGCACAGAATTCAAAGTTTGACAATCAGCAACCAAGCTCGATGTCGAGCAATTGAAGATCAAATAGATCGGATTTCAAATGAAAGAATCCGGAGAATGAAGGAAGCTGAACTCGTCCGAGCTAAACTTGATTTTGAACGCCGACTAGATGAACTTGAAAAGGCAGAACGTGGAGCTGACATACATTCTTCGCCTGTTATATCTGGAAGCCTTAGCGTAGCAAGGAGAGTTTGACATGACAATTGTTGCAGAGGTCCGAAAAGACAGGGAAGACCTTGCACGGGTTCTAAAGAGACATACCGGTATTCGCCGTATTATAGAAGATCTTTACCCTGATAGTGCGCACTTTATTTATGAACTATTACAAAACGCAGAAGATGTTGATGCTACAGAGGTTAGTTTTACTTTATCAAAAGAATCATTAATTTTTGAGCATAATGGCAGGCCTTTCGACGAAAAAGATATCTACGCCATTACTGATATTGGCGATGGAACAAAAAGCGACGATGTCGATAGAATAGGAAAATTTGGAATTGGATTTAAAGCAGTATTTGCCTATACAGAGTCCCCAAAAATATATTCCCCTACATATTCTTTTGAAATTAAAGACCTTGTACTTCCGTTTGAAATTAAACAATATCAAACTCCATCTTTAAAAACAAGATTTGAATTCCCTTTTAACAATTCAAAAAAATTATCTTCTGACGCCCATATGGAGATTTTGTCTAGCTTCGACGAACTTTCTCCTTATTCGATATTATTTTTGAATAAAATTACAAAAATTGATTTTAAGGCACAAAATATTACATCTGGCGAGTTAATTCGAATTAAACACCCTTCGAATCATATAGAAATTATAAAAAAAGTTGAAGGGAGAAATTCTCAGCATTATCATTTTCTTAGATTCATTGAAAAAATTCCAGATTTAAAGCGACAATTTGTTGCTGTAGCGTTTGAACTTGATTTCGTAAAAGCTTCAAATTCATTTGATCCGAACTTACCACTGTCAGATCAGTTTAAAATAATAAATGCTAATCCAGGCCTAGTCGCAATATCATTTGTTGCAGAGAAAGAGC from Desulfomicrobium apsheronum encodes the following:
- a CDS encoding SNF2-related protein, whose protein sequence is MNELMQLAAVEIAKFLAKHLPSFSTNWWKLRVIDRLTFSQQRTARERNFSSLEQLDFAALLRTFDQNWNDLSYPLSLAREGRSWIKELQEVRNKWAHLSVQAMPPSEIYRDADTIGRVLEMLSADHKTLESVEMFKESLLASMAHSKGIPFKSGTLDTKLNNEPSAVVPGPEVISDRLYAFNVGDLVSLRSDPGTVVPIIEIIPGDAENRFKVFQNGKKIIYYESQLESLSTDEDKNEYLEAKELQAYITSLQILSPSTSNLFSLRSGRVKFVPYQYRPVLKLIRADRPRLLIADEVGVGKTIEAGLIIKELRARMDITSVLIICPKALVAERKWFVEMKRFDEHFTPLDGQLLRHCMKETHLDGEWPEQYSKAILPFSLFDSELIFGENGRGAKRKEGLLGLNPPPKFDLVIVDEAHHIRNPETYLHQGVRYFCDNAQAVIFLTATPVQLGSEDLFTLLNVLRPDIVIDKASFAQMAEPNRFINSAVQHCRAAQENWQEDARANLNDAAQTQWGQLYLRETPSFQSVYDQLAEPTIDSATRVRLTRSLEELYTFSSMINRTRRRDIGEFTTRKPETLTIDFTPTQQCLHDKLLELVARILAFTHGQQSVKFMMTTIRRQAASCIYGLAPLLRNILVGKLDSLELMEAGDTDIEASFGFVESIRGEIEELLKQAELLEIEDPKIEELLKVFRDKITMPNNKALLFSTFRHTLAYISGYLEEAGFRFGLVHGDIVDEERADLRRRFALPKEDSNALDILLSSEVGCEGLDFQFCDLLVNYDLPWNPMRIEQRIGRIDRYGQKSETVAIKNLITPGTVDADIYDRCLWRIGVFQHAVGGSEEILGEITKEIHNISESYNLSEDERNKRLKQLGDNSIRIIQEEQALEEKQAEMFGLTIPKQSWRQEIDDAETVWLSSTSLQKCVSVYLANRLKVEGQYFLGEKPLKTLRLNHEARSILLEDYYKESRPRDQTNRQWEKWLKGDDPMLPITFDQETAMENPDVVHLGVLHPLIKQAAKHLGRSDSVCVNLEVFSNDVTPGIYHFVIYRWNIVGVKPDEKLIAVTTSPDLDEKLMSLLYRCSNSMTVDNVNTNLLSELEHRHYIVWNKARFSHISENKELLQHRIQSLTISNQARCRAIEDQIDRISNERIRRMKEAELVRAKLDFERRLDELEKAERGADIHSSPVISGSLSVARRV